A window of Halomicrobium zhouii genomic DNA:
AGATCGCCGCCTCCAGCAACGAGGTCTCGGAGATGGCCGACAAGACGGAACGCCGGACGGTCGAGGGGATCGAGGCTGGCCGCGAGGCACACGAGGCGATGGTCGACTCCTCGAAGCAGACCGAGACGGTCGTCGAGACGGTCGAGGAGCTGAACGAGCAGATGGACGAGGTCGGTCACATCGTCGACCTCATCGACAACATCGCCGAACAGACGAACATCCTCGCGCTCAACGCGTCGATCGAGGCGGCACACGCCTCCAATGGATCGAACAACAACGGGTTCGGGGTCGTCGCGGACGAGGTGAAGTCCCTCGCCGAGGAGACGAAGGGCGCGACCAACCAGATCGAGAGTCTCATCGCGGAGATACAGGACCAGACCGACGACGCAGTGGCGGAGATACAGAACATGCAGGGCTCCGTCGAACACGGCCGCGAGACCGTCTCCGAGAGCGTCGAGGCGCTGGAGTCCATCATGGAACACGTCCAGGAGACCTCCAGCGGCGTCAAGGAGATCAGCAACGCGACAGACGACCAGGCCGCCTCCTCCGAAGAGGTGGCTTCCATCGCAGACGACGTGGCGAAGACGTCCCAGGACAACGTCGAAGCGGCCGAACACGTCGCTGCCATCGCCGAGGAACAGAACCTCGCGCTCGGCGAGATGTACGTCAACGTGAAGATGCTGACGATGCGGTCGAAACAGCTCTCGGCGCTGTTCGAGCGCTACGAAACGGGCGAGTAGCGACCGCCGCCGCCCCTATTTTTATATCGCCACCTGTCGCAACTGTGGGTATGGAGGTAGGCGTACTCACAGTTCCGCTGGGCGACCAGTCCCTCGAAGACGCACTCGAATATCTCGACGGCATCGGCGTCGAGGCCGTCGAACTCGCCTGTGGCGGGTTCACCGGTGACGACCACCTGAAACGCGAGGAGTACCTCGATAACGAGGAGAAACAGGCCGAGTTGCACGCGCTGCTCGACGAACACGACATGTACGTCAGCGCGCTCGCGACGCACAACAACCCGCTCCACCCCGACGACGAGCGGGCGGCGCGGGCCGACACGGAACTGCGCGAGGCGATCGAACTGGCGGGTCAGCTGGGCGTGGACGCCGTCACCACGTTCTCCGGGCTGCCGGCGGGCAGCGAGGCCGGTGACGTTCCGAACTGGATCACTGCGCCGTGGCCACCCGAGCACGGCGACGCGCTCGAGTACCAGTGGGACGTCGCTACCGACTACTGGAGCGACGCCGCCGAACACGCCGCCGACCACGACGTGAAGGTCGGCCTGGAGATGCACCCGAACATGCTCGTCTACGAGCCCCACGGCCTGCTCCGCCTGCGTGAGGCGACCAACGAGTACATCGGCGCGAACTTCGACCCCTCGCACCTCTACTGGCAGGGCATCTCCATCACCGACGCCATCCGACTCCTCGGGGAAGAGGACGCCATCCACCACTTCCACGCCAAGGACACGAAGGTGTACGAGGAGCAAGCCCGGGAGAAAGGCGTCCTCGACACGGCGCCGTACACGGACGAACCGAACCGCTCCTGGCTGTTCCGCTCCGTCGGCTACGGCCACGGCGAGGACCACTGGCGCGACGTCGTCTCCACGCTCCGGATGGTGGGCTACGACGGTGCGCTCTCCATCGAACACGAGGACTCGCTCACCTCCGGCCGCGAGGGCCTGGAGAAGGGCGTCGACCTGCTCAAGCGCGTCGTCTTCTCGACCCAGCCCGGCGACGCGTACTGGGCGTAGACGGACGTACTCACTGGCTCCGGGGACTAACGCCAGTTCGGACCGGGTTTCATTTCGCTACACAATCTTATTACACAAGGCGGACAAGGGAGCGTCGGGTGGGTGAGACACCCAGTGATACCATGGATTTCGAACTGACGCACCAGCCGGCGTACACGCACGTGATCGTAGAACTCGAAGACGGTGAGACGGTACTGGCCGAACCCGGCGCGATGACCAGTCACTCCCCGAACGTCTCGATGGACACGACGACCAGTAACGACGGCCTCCTGAGTTCCGCGAAGTCGATGCTGGGGGGTGAGTCCTTCTTCGCCAACGAGTTCACCGCGACAGGTGGCTCGGGCAAGGTGACGCTCGCGCCGCCGACGCCAGGTGACGTGATGCACCACCACCTCGACAGTGAGAAGCTGTACGCCGTCGACGGCGCCTGGCTCGCCTCCGACCCCTCTATCGACATCGAGACGGAGTTCGGCGGGCTGAAGTCGATGCTCGCCGGCGCCAGTATCACGCCGCTGACCCTCGAGGGGACGGGCGACGTCTTCGTAGAGGCCTTCGGCGGCCTGGAGACGGTCGAACTCGAGGCCGGCGAGTCCTACCACGTAGACAACGAGAACGTCGTGGCCTGGGACGGCTCGGTGGAGTTCGACGCCCACCGCCCCGGCGGGATGAAGTCGACGCTGTTGAGCGGCGAGGGCCTCGTCTTCGAGTTCACCGGCCCCGGCACGGTCTGGTACCAGACCCGCGGGCTCAACGCGTTCGCCTCGTCGCTCGCACGGGTGCTCCCCGGCGGGGACAGCGGCGGCGGGAACAGCGACGGGAACATCGGCGTCGACGACTTCCTCTGATACTGGCCCATCAGTTCCCGGGCTTCCGCGACCATGAGAGTTATTCCCTGACCGTCCGAGAGGTCAGGTATGACACTCGATGTCGGTATTCTCGGATACCGCTTTATGGGTAAGGCCCACTCGAACGCGCTCGACCGCCTGCCGATGTTCTTCCCGGACGCGCCGGAGACGAACCGCGACGTCGTCGTCGGCCGCGACGAGGAGGCACTGGCCGACGCCGCCGACCAACTCGGCTTCGACCGCACCGCCACCGACTGGCGCGACGTCGTCGACGAGGTAGACGTGTTCTACAACCTCGGGCCGAACCACGTCCACCGGGAACCCTCCATCGCGGCGCTCGAAGCGGGAACCCCGGTCTTCTGTGAGAAACCCCTCGCGCCGACGCTGGCGGGCGCCGAGGAAATGGCCGACGCCGCCGAGTCGGCTGGCGTCACGGCGGGGACGGCGTTCAACTACCGTTTCGTCCCGGCCATCCAGTACGCCAAGAACCTGATCGACGACGGCGAACTCGGCGAGATTCACCACTTCCGCGGCCGGTACCTCCAGGACTGGCTCGTCGACCCGACGGCGCCCTGGAGCTGGCGCAACGACGAGGAGATGGCCGGCAGCGGTGCCCTCGGGGACCTCGGCGCACACACCATCGACCTGGCGCACTTCCTGCTCGGCGACGCAGCGGGCGATATCGACAGACTCAGCGGCCACCTGAAGACGTTCGTGGACGAGCGGCCGGTGCCTGGCGAGGGCGGCGGGACCCTGGACGGGTCCGGCAGCGACGACGCCGTCGAGACGCGCGAGGTGACCGTCGACGACGCCTACACCGCACAGGTCGAGTTCGAGAGCGGCGCGATTGGGACGCTGGAGGCCTCCCGGTTCGCCAACGGCCACGACAACGCCCACACCGTCGAGATCGACGGTTCGAAGGGGAGTCTGAAGTTCGACCTCGAACGCCTCAACGAACTGCAGGTCAAACGCGAGGGCGGACGCGGCTTCGAGCGCGTCCTCGTCACGGACGGGGACGACCCGTACATGGAACACTGGTGGCCCCCGGGCCACGTCATCGGCTGGGAGCACACCTTCGTCCACGAGAACTACGAGTTCCTCTTGGCCGTGCGGGACGGCACCGACTACGAGCCGAGTTTCCAGGACGGCCTCGCGGCCCAGCAGGTCCTCGACGCCGTCGAACGAAGCGACGACCGCGGCGAGTGGGTCACGGTGGAGTGACCCCGGCGACGGTCCAACGTACCCCCGGGCGGTTTTAAGCGACTGGCGGCGCCACAGTCGATATGACACTCCAGGAGCGACTCGACTCGTATCTCGACTCGAACGACCTCGAAGCGGTCTGGTTCGCCCGGCCGAACTCCTTCGCCTGGATTACTGGGGGCGGCGACAACGTCGTCGACCGGAGCGGCGACGTCGGCGTCGCCGCCGCGGGCTACGACGGTGACGGCATCACGGTCGTCACGGACAACATCGAGGCCGGCCGCCTCCGGGACGAAGAACTCGCCGGGGACGTGAGTATCGAGACGTTCCAGTGGTACGACCAGTCGCTGGGCGAGGCCCTCACAGCGTTCAGCCCGGAGCCGGCTGCGGCGGATTTCGACGTCACCGGGATGGACTCCGTCGACGCATCGACGCTCCGCCAGCCGCTGACAGAGGGACAGGTCGCCACCTACCAGAAGCTCTCTCGCGACGTCGCGGACGCGATCGAGGCCGTCGCGAGAGACGCCTCGTCCCCGGACACCGAACTCGAAGTCACGGCGGAACTCCGCCGGGAACTCGAAGCGCAGGACATCGCCGTTCCCGTCGCGCTCGTGGGCAGCGGCGACCGCGCCCAGTCCTACCGTCATTACACCTCGACTGACGCGGAACTCGGCGACTACGCCCTGCTCTCGGTGACGGCCGAGCGCGACGGCCTGTTCACCAGCTGTAGCCGGACCGTGACCTTCGACCCGCCGGAGTGGCTCGAAGAGCGAACCCACGACGCGATGCGCGTCGAGGCGACGGCGCTGGCAGCGACCCGAGCGGTCGGCCGCGACGGCGGCACCGCCGGCGACGTGTTCGAAGCGATCCAGGACGCCTACGCGACCCTCGGCTGGGAGGGCGAGTGGAAGAACCACCACCAAGGCGGCGCCGCGGGCTTCGCCGGCCGGGAGTGGATCGCCACCCCCGACAACGACGCCCCGGTCGAGCTCCCGATGGCCTACGCGTGGAATCCGACCGTCCAGGGCGCCAAGAGCGAGGACCTCCACCTCGTCACGGCGGAGGCCGTCGAACCGATGTCGGTCACCGGCGACTGGCCCACGACCGAGGTCTCGGCCGTCGGGTACGACCTCGAGATCGAGCGGCACCTGCCCCTAGAACTGTAGTCAGCGTCTGGAAAGGAGGTCATTCTCGGTCACGGGTCGCCCCGTTCGCCGCTCGCATCCACGCAGATTCCGAGCCCATCGAGGAACTACCCTACCTCACGGCTCCCTTCGGTCGCCGTTCGGCTTAAGGTGGTTTCTCGCTTCGCTCGTCTCGGATCTGCCTGCTCACGGCTCACTTCGTTCGCCGTTCGGCCTCGAGGTGGTTCCTCCCTGCGGTCGGAACCACCCTATCTCACGGGTCGCTACGCTCCCCGTTCGATGTCAAGGTGGTTTCTCGCTCCGCTCGAAACCACCCTACTCCTCACTCCCGACCCGAATAACCTGCAGCAGAGAGTAGACAGGTACGTCGGCGATGTCGCCGACGCCGCGCTTGTCCGCGAGTACGACGCAGGCGACCGGGTTACCGCCCTGCTCGCGGATTGCCTCGACCGTCTCCGTCATCGTCGTGCCGCTCGTGATGGTGTCGTCGACGACGTAGCAGTCGCGGTCGCGGATCTGGGCGAAGTTCCGGGAGAAGGATCCGTCGAGCCCCTGGTCCTTCTCGTCGTCCCACTGGTGCTTGGTTGGCGCGTAGGTGCCCAGGTCGGTCTCGAGTTCTCGCGCGACGGTCGTCGCCAGCGGGGCGCCGGCCTTCTCGATACCGATGGTGAGGTCGACGTCCTCGCCCTCCTTGGAGAGGAGGTCGGCCATCGCCGCACCGAGGTGGGAGAGGCGCTTGCTGTCGCGACCGATGGCGCTCCAGTCGACGTGGATGTCGTGGGGGCCACTCGTGGGTTCGACGACTGGTTCGGCGCCCGTGTCGCTTCGCTCGACGAGCCAGCTCGCCGTCTCGCGCGAGACGTTCAGTTCGTCCGCGATCTCGCCTTTCGAGAGGCCGCGCTCGGCGAGCTCGGCCGCGCCCTCGATGAGGTCGTCGATGTTTTTCATGGTCCTAGGAGTATCTGGGCGGGGGAGGGATTAATAGCCAGTGCAATCGATCGCGAAATCGATCCTTCGTTTCCCAATGACAGATTTGTAATATATCGGCACCTATTTACTTCGTCTGGTGGTACAGTAACGTGGCTGGGTCGTGTCCGACGACGTCGTCACCGGACGTCGATTCGAACAAGCGCCACTGCCACCCACTGCCGCGTGAAACGCCACGCCCGGCCACGAGTCGTGAACCGGCGGGGAACAGCGCAGTTTACACTGCCATGGTCCTATCATTCCCCGCCGGTGTCTCGACGCCTGCGCCACGCCTGTTCCCGGCTGAGGATTCGTGCTGCACTGTTCTCTCGACCGAGTCTGCCGGTCACCGACTGGGCAGGCCAGCGTGACTGAACGCTCGCTGCCGTCAACGTTTTTACTCGCAGGTGTAGTGGGTGCTGTATGGACTGGGAACGGTTGGATCTGACAGGGGGATCGGTGCACGGCACGGCCGGCGCTGGTTCGTGGACATCGGCGCAGCGCTCCCGACGCGAACGGCCACACCGCAGACGTGAGTGCGCTGCAGGAGAACATCCGGCGAACGTCCCGAACCCGGGTCGAAGTCCACCGGGAGGGCACGGACCAGCGAGCACGAACCGATGAAGGACAGCGAACTGATTCAGATCCTCGAAGACGCGGGGCTCTCGCCCTATCAGTCCGAGGCGTACGTGACGCTCCTCGCGCTAGGGAACGCCTCGGCGACCGACGTCGCCGACGCCTGTGACGTCCCCGACCCCCGGATCTACGACGTCCTGCGGGACCTGGAGGCGAAGGGGTACGTCGAGACGTACCAGCAGGACAGCCTGACGGCCCGGGCCCACGACCCGGACGTCGTCCTCGACGACCTCCGGTCGCGGTCCAGCGAGTACCTCGACGCGGCCGAGGAGATCGAAGAGCGGTGGAACGAACCGGCCGTCACGGAACACGAGGTGAGCATCGTCAAGCGCTTCGACACGGTGATGAACCGCGCGAAGACGCTCGTCGGCGACGCGGAGACACAGATCCAGTTCGCGGGCCACGTGGACCAGTTCCGGTCGATGACCGAAGAACTGGCCGCCGCCCACGAGCGGGGCGTCACCGTCAAGATCAGCCTCTGGAGCGACGAGGGGAAGGGGGACCTGCCCGACGAGGCAGCACTCGAGGGGGTCTGTACCGAGGCCCGGTACCGGGACCTGCCCTCGCCGTTCGTCGTCATCGTCGACCGGACGTCGACGAGTTTCGCGCCGAACCAGCGCTCGACCAACGAGTACGGCGTCCTCGTGAGCGACCGAACCTACACCTTCGTCTTCCACTGGTTCTTCCTCACTGCGCTCTGGGAGAGCTGGGATACCATCTACACCGCGCGGACGGCCGACACGCCCACCACCTACGTCGACATCCGGTACGCGGTCCGCGACCTGGAGACGCTCCTGAACGAAGGGGCAACCGTGGAGGTGACGGTCCAGGGCTACGAGATGGAGACGAACGATCCCACCGAGGTTCACGGCGTCGTCACGGACGTGACATTCTCCGGCGACCCGACGGAGAACGACCAGCAACTACCGCTCTCCCATCTCGCGGGCCGCGTGTCACTCACCGTGGACACGGGGTCGGACGTCGTCGACGTCGGGGGCTGGGGCGCCATCCTCGAAGAGATCGAGGCCGAGTCCATCACTATCGACGACGTCCAGTACGAGTAATCTATCCAGGCGAAAATCGCGTCGTCGCTCGGCGTGTGCGACACTGTCGTGTGCTACTCCGAGCTCTCGCCGACGGTGACGCAGCCGCCGTCCGCCGCCGAGCGGTAGAGAGCGTCGATGACTCGCTGGACCGTGAGCGCCTGTTCGACGGTGTTGCGCTCTGGCTTCTCTCCGCGCGCGACGGCGTCGAGGAAGAGCTTGTCGCCCCCTTTCCAGCCGGTGTACTCCAGCGACGCGTCGGTCACGGTCGACTCGACGAGGTGGTCGGTCCCCTGCCGACCAGCGTCGAACATCTTCAGTTCCTCGCCACCGAGTTCGAGGCGGGCGCCGGCCTCGGTCCCGCGGACGACGAACTCCTCGGTCTCCGTCTGGTTGGCGGCCCAGGACACTTCGAGCGAGATGGTCCGGTCGTCCGCACAGCGGATCATCGCCGTGGCGGAGTCCTCGACGTCGAACACTGCCTGGTCGGTGCTGTCGTACCAGTCGTCCGGGTCGACGTAGTCCTCGCGCGCGCCGAAGGCCGACCGCGTCACCGCGAACACCTCCTCGACGGGGGGGAACTCCATGAGGTAGAGTGCCAGATCGATGGCGTGGACGCCGATG
This region includes:
- a CDS encoding methyl-accepting chemotaxis protein; amino-acid sequence: MVVAIGGQFVHGLYQLVVVAAAPPGVRAALVGAGLLAAVAGGAYSLRCLTRRTSSLESELARVREERDDERTEAAELRAELETVTSDLRAAREATPASPSPTAVSTDGGLAAADGASMAEIDDYLSEAAQVVDAAGEGDLTRRMSVEIPSEALAQLSAEFNEMADAFEQTIETAEGFSEEVAGSSEQVTTATEAVKDASERVAGNIQEIADVFHEQHDQISQISDEMSEMSATIEEIAASSNEVSEMADKTERRTVEGIEAGREAHEAMVDSSKQTETVVETVEELNEQMDEVGHIVDLIDNIAEQTNILALNASIEAAHASNGSNNNGFGVVADEVKSLAEETKGATNQIESLIAEIQDQTDDAVAEIQNMQGSVEHGRETVSESVEALESIMEHVQETSSGVKEISNATDDQAASSEEVASIADDVAKTSQDNVEAAEHVAAIAEEQNLALGEMYVNVKMLTMRSKQLSALFERYETGE
- a CDS encoding sugar phosphate isomerase/epimerase family protein codes for the protein MEVGVLTVPLGDQSLEDALEYLDGIGVEAVELACGGFTGDDHLKREEYLDNEEKQAELHALLDEHDMYVSALATHNNPLHPDDERAARADTELREAIELAGQLGVDAVTTFSGLPAGSEAGDVPNWITAPWPPEHGDALEYQWDVATDYWSDAAEHAADHDVKVGLEMHPNMLVYEPHGLLRLREATNEYIGANFDPSHLYWQGISITDAIRLLGEEDAIHHFHAKDTKVYEEQAREKGVLDTAPYTDEPNRSWLFRSVGYGHGEDHWRDVVSTLRMVGYDGALSIEHEDSLTSGREGLEKGVDLLKRVVFSTQPGDAYWA
- a CDS encoding TIGR00266 family protein, with the translated sequence MDFELTHQPAYTHVIVELEDGETVLAEPGAMTSHSPNVSMDTTTSNDGLLSSAKSMLGGESFFANEFTATGGSGKVTLAPPTPGDVMHHHLDSEKLYAVDGAWLASDPSIDIETEFGGLKSMLAGASITPLTLEGTGDVFVEAFGGLETVELEAGESYHVDNENVVAWDGSVEFDAHRPGGMKSTLLSGEGLVFEFTGPGTVWYQTRGLNAFASSLARVLPGGDSGGGNSDGNIGVDDFL
- a CDS encoding Gfo/Idh/MocA family protein; the encoded protein is MTLDVGILGYRFMGKAHSNALDRLPMFFPDAPETNRDVVVGRDEEALADAADQLGFDRTATDWRDVVDEVDVFYNLGPNHVHREPSIAALEAGTPVFCEKPLAPTLAGAEEMADAAESAGVTAGTAFNYRFVPAIQYAKNLIDDGELGEIHHFRGRYLQDWLVDPTAPWSWRNDEEMAGSGALGDLGAHTIDLAHFLLGDAAGDIDRLSGHLKTFVDERPVPGEGGGTLDGSGSDDAVETREVTVDDAYTAQVEFESGAIGTLEASRFANGHDNAHTVEIDGSKGSLKFDLERLNELQVKREGGRGFERVLVTDGDDPYMEHWWPPGHVIGWEHTFVHENYEFLLAVRDGTDYEPSFQDGLAAQQVLDAVERSDDRGEWVTVE
- a CDS encoding M24 family metallopeptidase yields the protein MTLQERLDSYLDSNDLEAVWFARPNSFAWITGGGDNVVDRSGDVGVAAAGYDGDGITVVTDNIEAGRLRDEELAGDVSIETFQWYDQSLGEALTAFSPEPAAADFDVTGMDSVDASTLRQPLTEGQVATYQKLSRDVADAIEAVARDASSPDTELEVTAELRRELEAQDIAVPVALVGSGDRAQSYRHYTSTDAELGDYALLSVTAERDGLFTSCSRTVTFDPPEWLEERTHDAMRVEATALAATRAVGRDGGTAGDVFEAIQDAYATLGWEGEWKNHHQGGAAGFAGREWIATPDNDAPVELPMAYAWNPTVQGAKSEDLHLVTAEAVEPMSVTGDWPTTEVSAVGYDLEIERHLPLEL
- the gfcR gene encoding transcriptional regulator GfcR; the encoded protein is MKNIDDLIEGAAELAERGLSKGEIADELNVSRETASWLVERSDTGAEPVVEPTSGPHDIHVDWSAIGRDSKRLSHLGAAMADLLSKEGEDVDLTIGIEKAGAPLATTVARELETDLGTYAPTKHQWDDEKDQGLDGSFSRNFAQIRDRDCYVVDDTITSGTTMTETVEAIREQGGNPVACVVLADKRGVGDIADVPVYSLLQVIRVGSEE
- a CDS encoding TrmB family transcriptional regulator, whose amino-acid sequence is MKDSELIQILEDAGLSPYQSEAYVTLLALGNASATDVADACDVPDPRIYDVLRDLEAKGYVETYQQDSLTARAHDPDVVLDDLRSRSSEYLDAAEEIEERWNEPAVTEHEVSIVKRFDTVMNRAKTLVGDAETQIQFAGHVDQFRSMTEELAAAHERGVTVKISLWSDEGKGDLPDEAALEGVCTEARYRDLPSPFVVIVDRTSTSFAPNQRSTNEYGVLVSDRTYTFVFHWFFLTALWESWDTIYTARTADTPTTYVDIRYAVRDLETLLNEGATVEVTVQGYEMETNDPTEVHGVVTDVTFSGDPTENDQQLPLSHLAGRVSLTVDTGSDVVDVGGWGAILEEIEAESITIDDVQYE
- a CDS encoding Gfo/Idh/MocA family protein, which produces MSNDTHSVRLGIVGLGFMGQTHATNATELGHEVVAGADVVPETRAAFADEYGATTYDEFETMYDAEPLDAVVVATPNTFHEAAVVPALERDYDVLCEKPLADDLASAERIAAAARDSDGFCLVNFHNRIATGTEVFKGYQREGRFGEVTHVQANYVRSRGIPGVGSWFTDEKLSGGGVVIDIGVHAIDLALYLMEFPPVEEVFAVTRSAFGAREDYVDPDDWYDSTDQAVFDVEDSATAMIRCADDRTISLEVSWAANQTETEEFVVRGTEAGARLELGGEELKMFDAGRQGTDHLVESTVTDASLEYTGWKGGDKLFLDAVARGEKPERNTVEQALTVQRVIDALYRSAADGGCVTVGESSE